In Podospora pseudoanserina strain CBS 124.78 chromosome 5, whole genome shotgun sequence, a single window of DNA contains:
- the RIM20 gene encoding pH-response regulator protein palA/rim20 (EggNog:ENOG503NUZ5; COG:S), protein MWVQRYPSLGHAFLIIYFLGQIGVDFTWYPALGYHTEHPLVQNNLQYELLNILYNLAALYSQLAISSNRSDTKGLKTAASFFSQAAGVLSHMKKEVLPELRMANPPDDMDEATLEALTQLFLAQSQECFWQKAVMDQYKDASIAKLAARVSDLYNLAVEAAMQSEAISSAWIHHMSAKHHHFAAAAQYRAARDCLEKKRYGEEVARLKDAVNCVTEGLKECKGGYISKAVVDDLHGLKKRVEEDLKRAEKDNDIIYLQIVPPKPELKILERANMAVASVPSQVAKPFEYFGDHAEFGPALFTKLVPFSVHVAVSIYEERRDRLVNNNIIAELETMTDRLHEILSSLNLPGSLQALEKPLGLPGTLVQHAEEIRQADALNKLQRGFADVEKLCASDKAVFEEGKALLAAEEEEDHALRLKYGTQRWARPESRADSSHDGGAKLWNQAGDIDGYFASSTSSDAVVREKFAAVKETLAILAGPDRGMMDYIPNSRRTEIPELLKPAIGRLRGVYNDVLRLESRRRKRIESLRARSRADDIKGDIMAEAARLERTYPNTPIVPAHFEDFFDKRLDSLYESELEALEKEQADQEKIMSEIQRANRDFESQKKVIGESGNREREKALQRLDNAYYKYKEIVSNIEVGRKFYNDLSRIVEQFRNQARSWVNERRQEARMLEDELSMPPLASLSMRSNQPQSPPPQAYQSPAPSSYYMQSPQRQPVRAPGVHSPPVEAQIQSWADNVPQQQPKPMPPIASMQGAWMPNMGIKFSEAGAGGSGGSPGQGQQQGGGSSSGPVRGTWDPNSGIRFG, encoded by the exons ATGTGGGTGCAACGATATCCCTCCCTTGGCCACGCATTTCTGATTATTTATTTTCTTGGCCAGATTGGCGTCGACTTTACATGGTACCCGGCCCTGGGCTACCACACCGAGCACCCCCTCGTACAGAACAATCTCCAATACGAGCTCCTGAACATTCTCTACAACCTCGCTGCTCTGTATTCACAACTGGCGATATCGTCGAACCGAAGTGACACCAAGGGGCTGAAGACTGCTGCGAGCTTCTTCTCTCAGGCCGCCGGCGTGCTATCCCATATGAAGAAGGAAGTCCTCCCTGAATTGCGCATGGCCAACCCACCAGACGATATGGACGAGGCCACGTTGGAAGCATTGACTCAGCTCTTCCTTGCCCAAAGTCAAGAGTGTTTCTGGCAGAAGGCCGTCATGGACCAATACAAGGATGCTTCCATCGCCAAGCTGGCTGCTCGCGTGTCTGACCTCTACAACTTGGCAGTGGAGGCAGCCATGCAGAGTGAAGCCATCAGCTCTGCCTGGATCCACCACATGAGcgccaagcaccaccactttgccgccgctgcccagTACCGCGCTGCTCGTGATTGCTTGGAGAAGAAACGATACGGCGAGGAGGTAGCTCGACTGAAAGACGCTGTCAACTGCGTCACTGAAGGTCTTAAGGAGTGCAAAGGCGGCTACATTAGCAAGGCTGTCGTTGACGATCTCCATGGCCTCAAGAAGCGCGTTGAAGAGGACTTGAAAAGGGCCGAAAAGGACAACGACATCATCTACCTGCAAATCGTGCCGCCAAAACCTGAGCTCAAGATCCTCGAGCGTGCTAACATGGCGGTAGCGAGTGTTCCATCGCAGGTCGCAAAGCCTTTCGAATATTTCGGGGATCATGCCGAATTTGGACCTGCCCTGTTCACCAAACTTGTGCCGTTCTCGGTTCATGTCGCTGTGTCCATCTATGAGGAGCGAAGAGATCgccttgtcaacaacaacatcatcgccGAGTTGGAAACCATGACAGACAGGCTCCACGAGATTCTTTCGAGTTTAAACTTGCCCGGGTCATTGCAGGCTCTTGAGAAGCCGCTTGGTTTACCCGGTACCCTTGTGCAGCACGCCGAGGAGATTCGACAAGCCGATGCGCTGAACAAACTGCAGCGTGGTTTCGCCGATGTCGAGAAGCTTTGCGCCAGTGACAAGGCTGTGTTTGAAGAAGGGAAGGCTCTTCtggccgccgaggaagaagaagaccacgCCTTGAGGCTCAAATATGGCACACAAAGGTGGGCAAGGCCCGAGTCGAGGGCTGACTCCAGTCATGACGGTGGGGCCAAGCTGTGGAACCAAGCAGGTGACATCGACGGATACTTTGCTTCGAGTACGTCTAGTGATGCTGTGGTTCGAGAGAAGTTTGCTGCGGTCAAGGaaaccctcgccatcctcgccggccCAGACCGTGGTATGATGGACTACATCCCCAACAGTCGCAGAACCGAGATCCCGGAACTCCTCAAACCAGCCATAGGACGGCTGCGGGGAGTATACAACGACGTATTACGGCTGGagtcaaggaggaggaagcggatCGAGTCTCTTCGTGCCAGGAGCCGGGCCGATGACATTAAGGGCGACATCATGGCTGAGGCGGCGCGTCTTGAAAGGACATACCCCAACACTCCCATCGTGCCAGCTCACTTTGAGGACTTCTTTGACAAGCGCCTGGACAGTCTTTATGAGTCTGAACTTGAGGCTCTCGAGAAGGAACAGGCCGATCAGGAGAAGATTATGAGCGAGATCCAGCGGGCTAACCGTGACTTTGAGTCGCAGAAGAAAGTTATTGGCGAGAGCGGCAATCGGGAGCGGGAAAAGGCCCTGCAGAGATTGGATAATGCTTACTACAAGTACAAGGAGATTGTTAGTAATATCGAGGTTGGGCGGAAGTTCTACAATGACCTCAGTCGTATTGTTGAGCAATTCCGCAACCAGGCGCGCAGCTGGGTGAACGAAAGGAGACAGGAGGCGAGGATGTTGGAGGA TGAACTCTCGATGCCACCGCTAGCATCGCTTAGTATGCGATCCAACCAGCCCCAGTCGCCTCCGCCGCAAGCGTACCAGTCCCCGGCTCCCTCGTCGTACTACATGCAGTCGCCGCAACGGCAGCCTGTTAGGGCGCCTGGTGTTCACAGTCCTCCTGTTGAGGCGCAGATTCAGAGCTGGGCGGATAATgtgccacagcagcagcctaAGCCGATGCCACCTATTGCTTCGATGCAAGGGGCTTGGATGCCGAATATGGGCATCAAGTTCTCTGAGGCAGGTGCAGGTGGCTCGGGGGGTAGTCCAGGACAGGGTCAGCAgcagggtggtgggagctCTTCGGGGCCTGTGAGGGGGACATGGGATCCTAACAGTGGGATTAGGTTCGGTTGA